The proteins below are encoded in one region of Streptomyces ficellus:
- a CDS encoding chorismate mutase yields the protein MTTTANTTRPHTTRANTTATTGGAATVSAAERTGARTDEAAHVITGARERIDALDDRIIGLIQERMAVSAVIQDARISSGGRRVSLTREMEVLGHYRDALGRPGTALAMTMLELCRGRI from the coding sequence ATGACGACCACCGCGAACACCACCCGCCCCCACACCACCCGCGCGAACACCACCGCCACGACCGGTGGCGCCGCCACCGTCAGCGCCGCCGAGAGGACCGGCGCCCGCACCGACGAGGCCGCGCACGTGATCACGGGCGCACGCGAGCGCATCGACGCGCTCGACGACCGCATCATCGGCCTGATCCAGGAACGGATGGCCGTCTCGGCCGTCATCCAGGACGCACGGATCTCGTCGGGCGGCCGTCGCGTGAGCCTGACGCGCGAGATGGAGGTGCTGGGCCACTACAGGGACGCGCTGGGCAGGCCGGGCACGGCGCTGGCGATGACGATGCTGGAGCTGTGCCGGGGCCGCATCTGA
- a CDS encoding succinic semialdehyde dehydrogenase yields MTETTDDTTAPQAPATPRVTNPVAPAPAGARTAADVVTPEVVAQLTRGVVGSGRTANHTPFTGERLAELPESTPEDVAEAFARARAAQPVWAATPVRARAAVLLRFHDLVLERQAEVLDLIQLETGKARLHAHEEVQAVAVAARHYGRRAAAYLKPKRHTGVVPTLTKVTELRQPRGVVGQIAPWNYPLELSVGDALPAFVAGNAVVMKPDTETALTALWARDLLVEAGLPAEVFQVVLGDGPVVGPEVVKHADYVSFTGSTRTGREVAQGAAARLVGVSLELGGKNAMLVLHDADVEKAAAGAVRACFSSAGQLCISIERLYVHESVADDFVERFAARTKAMRLGNSLAYGADMGSLVGERQLETVTRHVEEAVAKGATVVAGGVARPDIGPLFYEPTILDGVQEPMAVCTEETFGPVVSVYRFSDEDEVVERANATAYGLNASVWTKDGRRGHAVAAKLRTGTVNINEGYAPAYGSVQSPMGGMKDSGLGRRHGSEGILKYTEAQTVAQQRVLPLAPSFGMDDERYAALMSRSLRLMKAFRFR; encoded by the coding sequence ATGACGGAGACGACCGACGACACGACGGCCCCGCAGGCCCCCGCCACTCCCCGCGTCACCAATCCGGTGGCCCCGGCTCCGGCCGGTGCCCGCACCGCGGCCGACGTGGTCACGCCCGAGGTGGTCGCCCAGCTCACCCGTGGCGTCGTCGGGTCCGGCCGGACCGCCAACCACACGCCCTTCACCGGGGAGCGGCTGGCGGAGCTGCCCGAGTCCACTCCCGAGGACGTCGCCGAGGCGTTCGCCCGGGCCCGCGCCGCCCAGCCCGTCTGGGCCGCCACGCCCGTACGCGCGCGTGCCGCCGTCCTCCTGCGCTTCCACGACCTGGTCCTGGAGCGGCAGGCCGAGGTCCTCGACCTGATCCAGCTGGAGACGGGCAAGGCCCGGCTGCACGCCCACGAGGAGGTCCAGGCCGTCGCCGTCGCCGCCCGCCACTACGGGCGCCGGGCGGCCGCGTACCTGAAGCCGAAGCGCCACACCGGCGTCGTACCGACCCTCACCAAGGTGACCGAGCTGCGCCAGCCGCGCGGGGTCGTCGGCCAGATCGCGCCCTGGAACTACCCCCTCGAGCTGTCCGTGGGCGACGCCCTGCCCGCGTTCGTCGCCGGCAACGCGGTCGTGATGAAGCCCGACACCGAGACCGCGCTCACCGCGCTGTGGGCGCGTGACCTCCTCGTGGAGGCCGGGCTGCCCGCCGAGGTGTTCCAGGTCGTCCTCGGCGACGGTCCGGTCGTCGGCCCCGAGGTGGTCAAGCACGCCGACTACGTGTCGTTCACCGGCTCCACCCGCACCGGCCGCGAGGTCGCGCAGGGCGCGGCGGCCCGCCTCGTCGGCGTCTCCCTCGAACTGGGCGGCAAGAACGCCATGCTGGTCCTGCACGACGCGGACGTGGAGAAGGCCGCCGCGGGTGCCGTGCGCGCCTGCTTCTCGTCGGCCGGCCAGCTCTGCATCTCCATCGAGCGGCTGTACGTCCACGAGTCCGTCGCCGACGACTTCGTCGAGCGGTTCGCCGCCCGCACGAAGGCGATGCGGCTCGGCAACTCCCTCGCCTACGGCGCCGACATGGGGTCCCTGGTCGGCGAGCGGCAGCTGGAGACGGTGACGCGGCACGTCGAGGAGGCCGTCGCCAAGGGCGCCACCGTCGTCGCCGGCGGCGTCGCCCGCCCCGACATCGGCCCGCTGTTCTACGAACCGACCATCCTGGACGGCGTCCAGGAGCCGATGGCCGTGTGCACGGAGGAGACCTTCGGCCCGGTCGTGTCCGTCTACCGCTTCAGCGACGAGGACGAGGTCGTCGAGCGCGCCAACGCCACCGCGTACGGCCTCAACGCCAGCGTCTGGACCAAGGACGGCCGCCGCGGCCACGCCGTCGCCGCGAAGCTCCGCACCGGCACGGTCAACATCAACGAGGGGTACGCGCCGGCGTACGGCAGCGTCCAGTCGCCCATGGGCGGCATGAAGGACTCCGGCCTGGGGCGGCGCCACGGCTCCGAGGGCATCCTCAAGTACACCGAGGCCCAGACGGTGGCCCAGCAGCGGGTGCTCCCGCTGGCGCCCTCCTTCGGCATGGACGACGAGAGGTACGCGGCGCTGATGAGCCGCAGCCTGCGCCTGATGAAGGCGTTCCGCTTCCGCTGA
- a CDS encoding peptidase yields MRRVSSTLAAAGLLAGAVLSAAPGAYAADEPVLALGGPAEVALRPHPATGAPQRTTIDVTVDHPAEDAEEGGFEGEYTVTFDLSGLTGVADVRFGETGSSHCTITGTTGTCTDAFGVPPGRSSVAELELTAAKGAEPGATGDLDVTGKAEGATFTAFTSRVTVGGPDLVMHPLALKGDVEPGQVQDAPLSFTNAGTADADGVRLTLRSTHGLGYTQRYANCDYATGTRGWTEAVCDFPGTFEAGATYTLAEPIGLKMAPHAYRETFLHRVEELGATRRAAHEAGRAGAAGGTGPELTLWKAPATARALDLDPLDNQQEFDFRAENTADFAAYGETITATAGQTVEARVGFRNEGPAWIGNVRSGEPVATVDVTVPAGATVTAKPAGCAPRTAEGGHREEPLGAPRYVCDTSIMVFEDEDVTLPFELRIDKVVPDARGAVTVRDQYPSRPRLGFDPEAANNTAQLVLNPADTGSDTTGGTTAGGSTSGSTSGTATGGTAAGGATTGGTTTAGTGSTSGTTGSTTGSAATTQTGGLASTGSAALPVAAGAAALVVAGAAAVAVTRRRAGAS; encoded by the coding sequence ATGAGACGCGTTTCCTCCACCCTCGCCGCCGCCGGGCTGCTCGCCGGTGCCGTACTGAGCGCCGCACCCGGCGCGTACGCCGCCGACGAGCCGGTCCTCGCGCTCGGCGGCCCGGCCGAAGTGGCCCTGAGGCCCCACCCGGCCACGGGCGCACCACAACGCACGACGATCGACGTCACGGTCGACCACCCGGCCGAGGACGCGGAGGAGGGCGGGTTCGAGGGCGAGTACACCGTCACCTTCGACCTGAGCGGCCTCACCGGCGTGGCCGACGTCCGCTTCGGCGAGACCGGCAGCTCGCACTGCACGATCACCGGCACCACCGGCACGTGCACCGACGCGTTCGGCGTCCCGCCCGGCCGGAGCAGCGTCGCCGAGCTGGAACTCACCGCCGCCAAGGGCGCCGAACCCGGCGCCACGGGCGACCTCGACGTCACCGGCAAGGCCGAGGGCGCCACCTTCACCGCGTTCACGTCCCGCGTGACCGTGGGCGGGCCGGACCTGGTGATGCACCCGCTCGCCCTGAAGGGCGACGTCGAACCGGGCCAGGTGCAGGACGCGCCGCTGTCCTTCACCAACGCCGGCACGGCAGACGCCGACGGCGTACGCCTCACCCTGAGGAGCACGCACGGACTCGGCTACACGCAGCGGTACGCGAACTGCGACTACGCCACCGGGACCAGGGGCTGGACCGAGGCGGTCTGCGACTTCCCCGGCACGTTCGAGGCGGGTGCCACCTACACGCTGGCCGAGCCGATCGGCCTGAAGATGGCCCCCCACGCGTACCGCGAGACGTTCCTGCACCGCGTCGAGGAGCTCGGCGCGACCCGCCGGGCCGCCCATGAGGCCGGGCGGGCCGGGGCGGCCGGGGGCACCGGACCGGAGCTCACCCTGTGGAAGGCGCCCGCGACCGCCCGCGCCCTGGACCTCGACCCGCTGGACAACCAGCAGGAGTTCGACTTCCGCGCCGAGAACACCGCGGACTTCGCCGCGTACGGCGAGACGATCACCGCCACCGCGGGCCAGACGGTCGAGGCGCGGGTCGGCTTCCGCAACGAGGGCCCGGCCTGGATCGGGAACGTCCGCTCCGGCGAGCCCGTCGCCACGGTGGACGTGACCGTCCCGGCGGGCGCCACGGTCACGGCCAAGCCGGCCGGCTGCGCGCCCCGTACCGCCGAGGGCGGGCACCGCGAGGAGCCGCTGGGCGCGCCGCGCTACGTCTGTGACACCTCGATCATGGTGTTCGAGGACGAGGACGTCACGCTGCCCTTCGAGCTGAGGATCGACAAGGTCGTCCCGGACGCCAGGGGCGCCGTGACCGTGCGCGACCAGTACCCGAGCCGGCCGCGGCTCGGCTTCGACCCCGAGGCGGCCAACAACACGGCCCAGCTGGTCCTGAACCCCGCGGACACCGGTTCGGACACCACGGGCGGTACGACGGCGGGCGGTTCGACGAGCGGTTCGACGAGCGGCACGGCCACCGGCGGCACGGCGGCGGGCGGTGCGACGACCGGCGGGACCACCACGGCGGGTACCGGCAGCACCTCGGGTACCACCGGCTCCACCACCGGCTCCGCCGCCACCACCCAGACCGGAGGTCTCGCGAGCACCGGCTCGGCGGCCCTTCCGGTCGCGGCGGGCGCCGCCGCCCTGGTCGTCGCGGGCGCCGCGGCCGTCGCCGTCACCCGCCGCCGCGCGGGCGCCTCCTGA
- a CDS encoding LAETG motif-containing sortase-dependent surface protein: MKLRRAMAVAAATAVIAPAAFLAAPAAYATDGTTGTTSTSGTTGGTENATDDGAPTTDEAPKTDDGAATTEDGTKTDDGTKTDDGATAGDDTTTEDGQATGGTETGEETKPEDGKEPAGTETGGAGEETKPGETKPEDGKPGAGEDEEEVVDEDDEIVDEELCKQAAVDVKLSGLPGKIVAGSGWKNFTVDVKNNSKEDISDVVLATWASYESDMEAMTDRLVEKYAKVQYKTPGGTWSDSGNLSDQNIGFFFDVVDLKKNEKRTLQMRISIDKAAPAGSAVGFAVTGYDKDDACYEDFDSYDFEVLAAGSEAGDAGEAKPSDQKPADLKPQGGSTPIKVEGELAETGSNSMLPVIGIAGGITVVAGAGVVFALRRRNGGATA, encoded by the coding sequence ATGAAGCTTCGCCGCGCCATGGCGGTCGCCGCCGCGACCGCCGTCATAGCCCCTGCCGCCTTCCTGGCGGCACCGGCCGCGTACGCGACGGACGGCACCACCGGCACGACCTCCACCTCCGGCACCACGGGCGGGACGGAGAACGCCACCGACGACGGCGCCCCGACGACGGACGAGGCCCCGAAGACGGACGACGGCGCCGCGACGACCGAGGACGGCACCAAGACCGACGACGGTACGAAGACCGACGACGGCGCCACGGCCGGCGACGACACCACGACCGAGGACGGTCAGGCGACCGGCGGCACCGAGACCGGCGAGGAGACGAAGCCCGAGGACGGCAAGGAGCCCGCAGGCACCGAGACCGGCGGCGCCGGCGAGGAGACGAAGCCCGGCGAGACCAAGCCCGAGGACGGCAAGCCCGGCGCCGGCGAGGACGAGGAAGAGGTCGTCGACGAGGACGACGAGATCGTCGACGAGGAGCTCTGCAAGCAGGCCGCCGTCGACGTGAAGCTCTCCGGCCTGCCCGGCAAGATCGTCGCCGGCAGCGGCTGGAAGAACTTCACGGTCGACGTCAAGAACAACAGCAAGGAAGACATCAGCGACGTCGTCCTCGCCACCTGGGCCTCGTACGAGAGCGACATGGAGGCCATGACCGACCGCCTCGTCGAGAAGTACGCCAAGGTCCAGTACAAGACGCCGGGCGGCACCTGGTCCGACAGCGGCAACCTGTCCGACCAGAACATCGGCTTCTTCTTCGACGTCGTCGACCTGAAGAAGAACGAGAAGCGCACGCTCCAGATGCGCATCTCGATCGACAAGGCCGCCCCCGCGGGCAGCGCCGTCGGCTTCGCCGTCACCGGCTACGACAAGGACGACGCCTGCTACGAGGACTTCGACTCGTACGACTTCGAGGTCCTGGCCGCCGGCAGCGAGGCCGGTGACGCCGGCGAGGCCAAGCCGTCCGACCAGAAGCCCGCCGACCTCAAGCCGCAGGGCGGTTCGACCCCGATCAAGGTCGAGGGTGAGCTGGCCGAGACCGGTTCCAACTCGATGCTGCCGGTCATCGGCATCGCCGGTGGCATCACCGTCGTCGCCGGCGCCGGTGTCGTCTTCGCGCTGCGTCGCCGCAACGGTGGCGCCACCGCGTAA
- the guaA gene encoding glutamine-hydrolyzing GMP synthase — protein MSSANPAAAPDAVLVVDFGAQYAQLIARRVREARVYSEIVPSTMPVAEMLAKNPKAIILSGGPSSVYEEGAPQLDREIFEAGVPVFGMCYGFQLMATTLGGTVDNTGAREYGRTPLHVSRSSSTLFEGTPAEQPVWMSHGDACSAAPEGFTVTASTDVVPVAAFENDEKKLYGVQYHPEVMHSTHGQQILEHFLYRGAGLRPDWTTGNVIEEQIEAIRAQVGEKRAICGLSGGVDSAVAAALVQKAIGSQLTCVYVDHGLMRKGETEQVEKDFVAATGVQLKVVDAQERFLAALAGVSDPEEKRKIIGREFIRVFEQAQAEIVAEAPDDHPVEFLVQGTLYPDVVESGGGTGTANIKSHHNVGGLPEDLEFQLIEPLRKLFKDEVRMVGAELGLPEEIVQRQPFPGPGLGIRIVGEVTRERLDLLREADAIAREELTAAGLDRDIWQCPVVLLADVRSVGVQGDGRTYGHPIVLRPVSSEDAMTADWTRMPYDVLAKISTRITNEVKDVNRVVLDVTSKPPGTIEWE, from the coding sequence GTGTCATCAGCGAATCCCGCTGCCGCGCCCGACGCCGTACTGGTCGTCGACTTCGGCGCGCAGTATGCCCAGCTCATCGCCCGCCGCGTCCGTGAGGCCCGGGTCTACAGCGAGATCGTCCCGTCCACCATGCCGGTGGCCGAGATGCTGGCCAAGAACCCGAAGGCGATCATCCTCTCCGGCGGCCCGTCCTCCGTGTACGAGGAGGGCGCCCCGCAGCTCGACCGCGAGATCTTCGAGGCCGGCGTCCCCGTCTTCGGCATGTGCTACGGCTTCCAGCTGATGGCCACGACCCTCGGCGGCACCGTCGACAACACCGGCGCGCGCGAGTACGGCCGTACGCCGCTGCACGTGTCCCGGTCGTCCTCGACCCTCTTCGAGGGCACCCCGGCCGAGCAGCCGGTGTGGATGTCGCACGGCGACGCCTGCTCCGCCGCCCCCGAGGGCTTCACCGTCACCGCGTCCACGGACGTCGTTCCGGTCGCGGCCTTCGAGAACGACGAGAAGAAGCTGTACGGCGTGCAGTACCACCCCGAGGTGATGCACTCCACGCACGGCCAGCAGATCCTGGAGCACTTCCTCTACCGCGGCGCCGGTCTGCGTCCCGACTGGACCACCGGCAACGTCATCGAGGAGCAGATCGAGGCGATCCGCGCGCAGGTCGGCGAGAAGCGCGCCATCTGCGGCCTGTCCGGCGGCGTGGACTCGGCGGTGGCGGCCGCCCTCGTCCAGAAGGCCATCGGCTCGCAGCTGACCTGTGTGTACGTCGACCACGGCCTGATGCGCAAGGGCGAGACCGAGCAGGTCGAGAAGGACTTCGTGGCCGCCACGGGCGTCCAGCTGAAGGTCGTCGACGCGCAGGAGCGGTTCCTGGCGGCGCTCGCCGGGGTCTCCGACCCCGAGGAGAAGCGGAAGATCATCGGCCGGGAGTTCATCCGGGTCTTCGAGCAGGCGCAGGCCGAGATCGTCGCCGAGGCGCCGGACGACCACCCGGTCGAGTTCCTCGTCCAGGGCACGCTCTACCCGGACGTCGTCGAGTCCGGCGGCGGTACGGGCACGGCCAACATCAAGTCCCACCACAACGTGGGCGGGCTCCCCGAGGACCTCGAGTTCCAGCTGATCGAGCCGCTGCGCAAGCTGTTCAAGGACGAGGTCCGGATGGTCGGCGCCGAGCTGGGCCTGCCCGAGGAGATCGTCCAGCGGCAGCCCTTCCCGGGCCCCGGCCTCGGTATCCGGATCGTCGGCGAGGTGACCAGGGAGCGCCTGGACCTGCTGCGCGAGGCCGACGCCATCGCCCGCGAGGAGCTGACGGCCGCCGGTCTCGACCGTGACATCTGGCAGTGCCCGGTCGTCCTGCTCGCCGACGTCCGCTCGGTGGGTGTGCAGGGTGACGGCCGGACGTACGGCCACCCGATCGTGCTGCGGCCCGTCTCGTCCGAGGACGCGATGACGGCCGACTGGACGCGTATGCCGTACGACGTGCTGGCGAAGATCTCGACGCGGATCACCAACGAGGTCAAGGACGTCAACCGGGTCGTGCTCGACGTGACGTCGAAGCCGCCGGGCACCATCGAGTGGGAGTGA
- a CDS encoding GMC oxidoreductase, whose translation MPQVPDARNQTDAPDGYDYDVVVIGSGFGGSVSALRLTEKGYRVGVLEAGRRFTPATLPKSSWDVKNYLWAPALGLFGLQRIHLLGNVMVLAGAGVGGGSLNYANTLYVPPEPFFKDKQWASITDWQAELAPYYDQAKRMLGVRLNPTMTPSDVHLKAAAQAMGVGDTFHLAPVGVFFGDGGDADGSAKARPGQEVADPYFGGAGPARRACTECGECMTGCRHGAKNNLTENYLYLAEKAGAVIHPMTTVTAVADDPSGEGYAVSTVPTHRRRKAAPRTLRCRYVVVAAGTYGTQTLLHRMKDEGRLPRVSDRLGELTRTNSEALVGSQTTDRRYRKRHGHARVDFTQGVAITSSIHPDASTHIEPVRYGKGSNAMGSLSILQVPHAERRVRAWLGNVARHPVLTLRSLSNRRWSERTIIGLVMQSLDNSLTTYRKRDGLGKGLLTARQGHGAPNPKQIPEGTRAATLLAEEINGFAGSNVGELMGTPLTAHFLGGCVIGATEADGVIDPYHRLHGHPGISVVDGAAVSANLGVNPSLTITAQAERAMSFWPNKGEEDPRPRPGAAYERLAPVAPASPVVPANAFGALKLPFLGMPAVPPKK comes from the coding sequence ATGCCCCAGGTCCCCGATGCCCGGAACCAGACCGACGCGCCCGACGGGTACGACTACGACGTCGTCGTCATCGGCTCCGGCTTCGGCGGCTCGGTGTCGGCCCTCCGCCTGACCGAGAAGGGCTACCGGGTCGGCGTCCTGGAGGCGGGCCGCCGCTTCACCCCGGCCACCCTGCCGAAGAGCTCCTGGGACGTGAAGAACTACCTGTGGGCCCCCGCCCTCGGGCTGTTCGGCCTCCAGCGCATCCACCTCCTCGGCAACGTGATGGTCCTGGCGGGCGCCGGGGTCGGCGGCGGGTCCCTCAACTACGCCAACACCCTGTACGTGCCGCCCGAGCCGTTCTTCAAGGACAAGCAGTGGGCGTCCATCACCGACTGGCAGGCGGAACTGGCGCCCTACTACGACCAGGCCAAGCGCATGCTGGGCGTACGGCTCAACCCGACCATGACCCCCTCCGACGTCCACCTGAAGGCGGCGGCGCAGGCGATGGGCGTCGGCGACACGTTCCACCTCGCACCCGTCGGCGTGTTCTTCGGCGACGGCGGGGACGCCGACGGCAGCGCCAAGGCCAGGCCGGGCCAGGAGGTGGCGGACCCCTACTTCGGCGGGGCGGGCCCGGCGCGCCGCGCCTGCACCGAGTGCGGCGAGTGCATGACCGGCTGCCGGCACGGCGCCAAGAACAACCTCACCGAGAACTACCTCTACCTGGCCGAGAAGGCCGGGGCCGTCATCCACCCCATGACGACGGTCACCGCCGTCGCCGACGACCCGTCCGGCGAGGGGTACGCGGTCTCGACCGTCCCCACGCACCGCCGCCGCAAGGCCGCCCCGCGCACCCTGCGCTGCCGCTACGTCGTCGTCGCGGCCGGTACGTACGGCACCCAGACGCTGCTGCACCGGATGAAGGACGAGGGCAGGCTCCCGCGCGTCTCCGACCGCCTCGGCGAGCTGACCCGTACCAACTCCGAGGCGCTGGTGGGCTCCCAGACCACGGACCGCCGCTACCGCAAACGGCACGGCCACGCGCGCGTGGACTTCACCCAGGGCGTCGCCATCACGTCGTCCATCCACCCGGACGCCAGCACCCACATCGAACCGGTCCGCTACGGCAAGGGCTCCAACGCGATGGGGTCGCTCTCCATCCTCCAGGTGCCGCACGCCGAGCGCCGCGTCCGGGCCTGGCTCGGCAACGTGGCCCGGCACCCGGTGCTGACCCTGCGGTCGCTGTCCAACCGCCGCTGGTCGGAGCGGACCATCATCGGCCTCGTCATGCAGTCCCTCGACAACTCCCTCACCACCTACCGCAAGCGCGACGGTCTCGGGAAGGGCCTGCTCACCGCCCGCCAGGGGCACGGAGCGCCCAACCCGAAGCAGATACCCGAGGGCACGCGCGCCGCGACCCTCCTCGCCGAGGAGATCAACGGCTTCGCCGGGTCCAACGTCGGTGAGCTGATGGGCACCCCGCTCACCGCCCACTTCCTGGGCGGCTGCGTGATCGGCGCGACGGAGGCGGACGGCGTGATCGACCCGTACCACCGCCTCCACGGCCACCCGGGCATCTCGGTCGTCGACGGTGCCGCCGTGTCCGCAAACCTCGGTGTGAACCCGTCCCTCACGATCACCGCCCAGGCGGAGCGCGCCATGTCCTTCTGGCCCAACAAGGGCGAGGAGGACCCGCGTCCGCGGCCGGGAGCGGCGTACGAACGCCTCGCCCCCGTCGCCCCCGCGTCGCCCGTGGTCCCGGCGAACGCCTTCGGCGCCCTGAAGCTCCCGTTCCTCGGCATGCCGGCGGTCCCGCCGAAGAAGTGA
- a CDS encoding serine/threonine-protein kinase has protein sequence MSGSGQQRRIVGRYRLEARLGRGGMGTVWRAYDELLGRRVAVKELHVDVGSAVHPTLREARAIARVHHPHIVCVHDVVEEDGVPYIVMELVEGGSLAERLASRGPLDAREAARIGLALLGALRAAHALGVLHRDLKPANVLLEEGTGRVVLTDFGIAQLAGSTTITEAGMFVGSPEYTAPERMQGAQAGPETDLWSLGALLCATLTGQSPFHRDSLGGVLHAVVEEDFRPPAAAGPLLPVVRGLLRRDPARRMGATEAERLLRAYAESGRPRDHDGGYEERGYEQRGYDSRPYDSPPYDSRGRDSRGRGSRGHGVADDVPSPYRGGPSGARDPYADAVPPSAGASGPAPSDAVPEGARSRPRSRTRHPARLQGRLLDRRGERVRDRPRARGARPDGVAVPRRTGRAPLGGLRTPLVAAVVLVALAGAGAAGVLLLRGAGDGDGGGDRPTASAPVSPTPNAPAPTGPNMPGAAAGTGTGPGGTPDPAATGSAATPGAPATGAPPASAPARVPAGYRSAADPRGFTLTVPVGYVRSADDRRVFYMSSDRAMRIGVRIRPPDSDGPLASMRRAHARGPEAHPGYRDARVTPTTHNGLPAALREFTWNGFSRSEGARRSYDICWDESGRMYDVWVSAPVARLDELKRHFDTVLDSFRVRHS, from the coding sequence GTGTCCGGATCGGGGCAGCAACGGCGGATCGTCGGACGCTACCGGCTGGAGGCCCGGCTCGGGCGAGGAGGCATGGGGACGGTCTGGCGGGCGTACGACGAGCTGCTCGGCCGCCGCGTCGCCGTCAAGGAACTCCACGTCGACGTGGGCAGCGCGGTCCACCCCACCCTCCGTGAGGCGCGTGCCATCGCGCGCGTGCACCACCCGCACATCGTGTGCGTGCACGACGTCGTCGAGGAGGACGGCGTCCCGTACATCGTCATGGAGCTGGTCGAGGGCGGTTCGCTCGCCGAGCGGCTCGCGAGCCGCGGCCCGCTCGACGCCCGGGAGGCGGCCCGTATCGGCCTCGCGCTGCTGGGCGCCCTGCGTGCCGCGCACGCCCTCGGGGTCCTGCACCGGGACCTGAAGCCGGCCAACGTCCTGCTGGAGGAGGGCACGGGGCGCGTCGTCCTCACCGACTTCGGCATCGCGCAGCTCGCCGGTTCGACGACCATCACGGAGGCGGGGATGTTCGTCGGCTCGCCCGAGTACACGGCGCCGGAGCGGATGCAGGGCGCGCAGGCCGGTCCGGAGACCGACCTGTGGTCGCTCGGGGCGCTGCTGTGCGCGACGCTGACGGGCCAGTCGCCGTTCCACCGCGACTCGTTGGGCGGGGTGCTGCACGCGGTGGTGGAGGAGGACTTCCGGCCGCCCGCCGCAGCGGGGCCCCTCCTGCCGGTCGTACGGGGCCTGTTGCGGCGGGACCCGGCCCGGCGGATGGGCGCGACGGAGGCGGAACGGCTGCTGCGGGCGTACGCCGAGTCCGGACGCCCGCGCGACCACGACGGCGGCTACGAGGAGCGCGGGTACGAGCAGCGCGGCTACGACTCCCGCCCGTACGACTCCCCTCCCTACGACTCCCGCGGGCGCGATTCCCGGGGGCGCGGCTCCCGTGGCCATGGGGTCGCCGACGACGTGCCGTCGCCGTACCGGGGCGGACCGTCCGGGGCGCGCGACCCGTACGCCGACGCCGTTCCGCCCTCCGCGGGCGCCTCGGGCCCCGCTCCGTCCGACGCCGTACCGGAAGGCGCCCGCTCCCGCCCCCGCTCCCGTACCCGTCATCCCGCCCGCCTCCAGGGCCGCCTCCTCGACCGCCGCGGTGAACGCGTCCGCGACCGGCCGCGCGCGCGTGGGGCCCGGCCCGACGGGGTCGCCGTGCCCCGGCGCACCGGCCGTGCGCCCCTGGGCGGGCTCCGGACGCCCCTGGTGGCGGCCGTGGTGCTGGTGGCCCTCGCGGGGGCGGGCGCGGCGGGTGTGCTGCTCCTCCGGGGCGCCGGCGACGGTGACGGGGGCGGCGACCGACCGACGGCGTCGGCCCCCGTCTCGCCCACGCCGAACGCGCCGGCGCCGACCGGTCCGAACATGCCCGGCGCGGCCGCGGGCACCGGTACCGGCCCGGGCGGCACCCCCGACCCCGCAGCCACCGGGAGCGCGGCCACCCCCGGCGCCCCGGCCACGGGTGCGCCGCCCGCGTCCGCGCCCGCCCGCGTACCGGCCGGGTACCGGTCCGCCGCCGATCCGCGCGGTTTCACGCTGACCGTGCCGGTGGGGTACGTCCGCTCCGCCGACGACAGGCGGGTGTTCTACATGTCCTCCGACCGGGCCATGCGGATCGGGGTCCGGATCCGGCCGCCGGATTCCGACGGGCCACTCGCGTCGATGCGCCGCGCCCACGCGAGGGGGCCGGAGGCCCACCCCGGCTACCGCGACGCCCGGGTGACCCCGACGACGCACAACGGGCTGCCGGCCGCGCTCCGCGAGTTCACCTGGAACGGCTTCTCCCGCTCGGAGGGGGCCCGGCGCAGCTACGACATCTGCTGGGACGAGAGCGGCCGTATGTACGACGTGTGGGTGTCGGCGCCGGTGGCCCGGCTCGACGAGCTGAAGCGTCACTTCGACACCGTGCTGGATTCTTTCCGGGTGCGGCATTCCTGA
- a CDS encoding cupin domain-containing protein, whose product MDETDRHPLSPLVELLDLEPHIEGGWFRETWRTAGTTRPRGYPGPRTFATGIYFLLHPGERSRWHRVRSDELWLWHRGGPLLLSLGGAGDEPSRPWDLVLGPGVETGEQPQLLVPAGTWQAAEPTGDEPVLVTCVVAPGFRYDDFTLATLEAAAHRK is encoded by the coding sequence ATGGACGAGACCGACCGGCACCCGCTCTCCCCGCTGGTCGAGCTACTCGACCTGGAGCCGCACATCGAGGGCGGCTGGTTCCGCGAGACCTGGCGGACGGCCGGCACGACCAGGCCCCGCGGCTATCCGGGTCCCCGTACGTTCGCCACCGGGATCTACTTCCTGCTGCACCCCGGCGAGCGGTCCCGCTGGCACCGCGTCCGCTCCGACGAGCTGTGGCTCTGGCACCGCGGCGGCCCCCTGCTCCTCTCCCTGGGCGGCGCGGGCGACGAGCCGTCCCGCCCCTGGGACCTGGTCCTGGGGCCCGGCGTCGAGACCGGCGAACAGCCCCAGCTCCTCGTCCCGGCCGGCACCTGGCAGGCGGCCGAGCCGACGGGCGACGAGCCGGTCCTCGTCACCTGTGTCGTCGCTCCCGGGTTCCGGTACGACGACTTCACCCTCGCGACGCTCGAAGCCGCCGCCCACAGGAAGTAG